DNA sequence from the Centroberyx gerrardi isolate f3 chromosome 22, fCenGer3.hap1.cur.20231027, whole genome shotgun sequence genome:
attatgtatgccgaattgaagagtgtaTCCTAACGACTTAAAAGCTCATAAGTTATGTTGAATGACGTGTGTACGTTTGCCGTTAAGCACGGCGTTATTAAATTGCCATATTTTAGTAGTGTTGTCAGTAGAAGAGAACGGCACGTACTAGGCTATGCTAGACAGCTTGCTACATATTAATTGgatgtgtttcagtctgtctcaCCCATGTTCCACACAGCCTTGCTCTGCTGGACTAGTGTGTGAGACCACAAAGTCTATGAATAAAATACAACTGGATCAATATCAGTATCACTTACAATATCAACAAAACAAGGAGGATGTTCAAATGGAGCCAAAAGTACTCTATGTAGTTTGTCTGGTTGACTAACTGTTTGAAACCTTAACGTTTCTATTTGCGTCATGATATTTACAAAAGTAGTGTACAATTCCCGCTCTGTTCTGAAAACATGGTGCAACCTGCTCACTGACTGCACTGTACCCTAACCATCCGCTCTGTCCTCCGTGCAGCCAGGTGAGGAGGCTCCAGTGTGCGGCCAGAATGCCTGAAATAAATACAGACAACCTGGACGAGAAGCAGGTGCAGCTGCTGTCCGAGATGTGCATCCTCATCGACGAGAACGACCGCAAGGTTGGAGCGGACACCAAGAAGAACTGCCACCTCAACTCCAACATCGACAAAGGTGAGCCTGGTGCCGCCTGTTACCACGCACACATCTGTACTGCATGTATTACATAAGCGCTTACTATGTTGCTGTTTGTGCTGGCAGGTTTATTACACAGAGCCTTCAGCGTCTTCATTTTCAACAGCGAAAAGAAGCTGCTGTTACAACAGAGGTCTGACGCCAAGATCACTTTTCCAGGTGAGCAGCTAATCCTTTCACCTTTGGGTGTGACCCTTATCAGAAATACGTAACATATTAGCAGCATTAGTAAGCAATGTTTTTAAGCCGTCCCCtttctcggtgtgtgtgtgtgtgtgtgtgtgtgtgtgtgtgtgtgtgtgtgtatgtgtgtgtgtgtgtgtgtgtgtgtgtgcaggctgtttTACCAACACGTGCTGCAGTCACCCTTTACACACAGCCAGTGAGCTGGAGGAGGCAGATGCGATGGGAGTGAGGAGAGCGGCTCAGAGGAGACTCAAAGCTGAGCTCGGCATCCCCATGGAACaggtataatgtgtgtgtgtgtgtgtgtgtgtgtattcatgtgatTGCATACATTTGCAGACTGATCCTACATTCTCTCCGCAGACCAAAATCCACATTTGAGCATTGAACCACTATCAAAGCGTTGTTAAAGTGGGGTCCCGGGACCAGCTGAGGTCCTTAGCTAAATGAGgattagtttaatttcactatgaTTGAATCCACTAGAAATGATCCCCATTACAGAATgaatgactattctaatcataGGCTTACAATTCAATATTAAATCAGCATCAGCAGTCTTCCCCTATGGGTCACTGGGACTAATTTTGATCAAATGGgcatctgtcttcatctctaTCTTGATCCTCATGTGTGTCTATCTGGGGTCTGTGATATGAGCCCCTGTGTTATATAACATGTAGTTTGaaccaagcaatctgattggtcgataCGTTCCAACCACGCTGATTCCCCTAACCTTAGCTGACCATACTTTATCCAAAATGGACTTGGTTGCTCTGCTAACTCTTGTAACCAGTGAGCTAGTTAgtgatctttcttgttttctcctgttttgtatttttatttatgtccaGACAGACATTCATTATCACTTTTCAGACAGTAGATATTACCTGCTGCTATTAGCTGATCTCTTCTTCCCTGTCGTCCCCCAGGTGACGCCAGATGAAATGACGTACCTCACAAGGATCCACTACAAGGCCCAGTCCGACGGCGTTTGGGGAGAGCACGAGATCGACTACATCCTCTTCATGCAGAAGGTAGCGCTGTTGTTGAAGTTAGGGgttac
Encoded proteins:
- the idi1 gene encoding isopentenyl-diphosphate Delta-isomerase 1, with the translated sequence MVRALWAVLRMVSCEGPALLKSNVPRTVSAAAARFPPSHTPTSVCCRNISSQVRRLQCAARMPEINTDNLDEKQVQLLSEMCILIDENDRKVGADTKKNCHLNSNIDKGLLHRAFSVFIFNSEKKLLLQQRSDAKITFPGCFTNTCCSHPLHTASELEEADAMGVRRAAQRRLKAELGIPMEQVTPDEMTYLTRIHYKAQSDGVWGEHEIDYILFMQKDVEVDPDPNEIQSHCYVTKEELKEMLEKAKRQELLITPWFSLIADTFLFEWWDNLHSLKRFTDHDRIHRM